Proteins encoded together in one Prochlorococcus marinus str. MIT 9211 window:
- a CDS encoding amidohydrolase, whose amino-acid sequence MPFSDCHKESLRLFLPELITIRRHLHAHPELSGQEHQTAATVAGELKKYGWDVTEGVGRTGVIAELGDKSAPCVGLRVDMDALPVEEKTGLPFSSFNQGVMHACGHDLHTCIGLGVAKLLAEDKSKLSGVRLLFQPAEEIASGAKWMKEDGALTGLDALFGVHVFPEIPVGQIGVRRGVLTAAAGELQVEILGNGGHGARPHQAVDAIWIAARVISGIQEAISRCLDPLSPVVISFGKIQGGQAFNVIADKVRLLGTVRCLDLQLNETLPNWIEETVKKIASNFGAEAKVQYRSIAPPVYNDPKLTQLLENSAIALLGDANVLRLEQPSLGAEDFAELLQDIPGTMFRLGVSGLNGCAPLHNGYFAPDERCLEIGISVLTSTLLDWMQKRGHH is encoded by the coding sequence ATGCCTTTTTCAGATTGTCACAAGGAATCTTTGAGGCTGTTTTTGCCTGAATTGATAACTATCAGAAGGCATTTACATGCTCATCCAGAATTAAGTGGTCAAGAGCATCAGACTGCAGCAACTGTTGCGGGGGAATTAAAGAAATATGGTTGGGATGTCACAGAAGGAGTTGGTCGAACAGGTGTTATTGCAGAGTTAGGAGATAAATCTGCTCCTTGTGTTGGATTAAGAGTGGATATGGATGCACTCCCCGTAGAAGAGAAAACTGGGTTGCCTTTTTCTTCTTTCAATCAAGGAGTTATGCATGCCTGTGGGCATGATCTACATACTTGTATAGGGCTAGGTGTCGCAAAACTTTTGGCAGAAGATAAGAGTAAATTGTCAGGTGTAAGACTTTTATTCCAACCTGCTGAAGAAATTGCCTCTGGAGCAAAATGGATGAAGGAGGATGGTGCCTTAACTGGCTTAGATGCTCTTTTTGGTGTTCACGTATTTCCTGAAATACCTGTTGGCCAAATAGGTGTTCGCAGAGGTGTTTTGACCGCAGCCGCAGGTGAGTTACAAGTTGAGATCTTGGGGAATGGAGGACATGGTGCCAGACCTCATCAAGCAGTTGATGCAATTTGGATAGCAGCAAGAGTGATTAGTGGCATACAAGAAGCCATAAGTAGATGCTTGGATCCTCTCTCACCAGTTGTGATTAGTTTTGGCAAAATACAAGGTGGACAAGCTTTTAATGTCATTGCAGATAAAGTTAGGCTTTTGGGAACAGTTCGCTGTTTAGACCTTCAATTAAATGAAACGTTACCCAATTGGATTGAAGAGACAGTAAAAAAAATTGCTTCTAATTTTGGAGCTGAGGCAAAAGTGCAATATCGCTCAATAGCACCACCTGTTTATAACGATCCTAAGTTGACTCAATTACTAGAAAATTCTGCAATTGCATTACTTGGCGATGCAAATGTTCTCCGCTTAGAACAGCCTTCTTTAGGAGCAGAAGATTTTGCTGAGCTTTTGCAAGATATTCCTGGGACTATGTTTCGTCTGGGTGTAAGTGGTTTGAATGGATGCGCTCCTCTCCATAATGGGTACTTTGCTCCTGATGAAAGATGTTTAGAAATAGGGATTAGTGTATTGACAAGTACGCTTTTGGATTGGATGCAAAAAAGGGGACATCATTGA
- a CDS encoding DUF3188 domain-containing protein, with protein MSRNFWPTFAAPFLILIAILGLFQRSGNDRVQSLPSLVLGIGLICNGVLERQHHRKTILRELRKNSSK; from the coding sequence GTGTCTCGGAATTTTTGGCCAACTTTTGCTGCGCCTTTTTTAATCTTGATAGCCATCCTTGGACTTTTTCAGCGTAGTGGTAATGATCGGGTTCAATCTTTACCATCTTTAGTTCTTGGGATTGGATTGATTTGTAACGGAGTCTTAGAACGACAGCATCACAGAAAAACAATTTTGCGTGAGCTAAGAAAAAACAGTTCAAAGTAA
- the smpB gene encoding SsrA-binding protein SmpB — translation MTKKKNKKVTKSERGEANRRLAENRLARHQYEILETLETGIELVGTEVKSIRAGNTNLRDGFCLIREGELQLHNVHISPLNNAGNFFNHDPLRTRKLLAHRKEINKLEIQVARKGLTLIPLSIHLKGSWIKIIIGVGKGRKLHDKREDDKRKQANRDMKSALARYR, via the coding sequence ATGACTAAGAAAAAGAATAAAAAAGTGACCAAATCAGAACGAGGGGAGGCAAACCGCCGATTAGCTGAGAATCGACTTGCAAGACATCAATATGAAATTTTAGAAACACTTGAAACAGGTATCGAGCTAGTTGGAACAGAAGTCAAATCGATCCGTGCTGGTAATACAAATCTAAGAGATGGATTTTGTCTTATTCGCGAAGGAGAGCTTCAGCTACATAATGTTCACATTTCTCCTCTAAATAATGCTGGAAACTTCTTCAACCACGATCCATTAAGAACCAGAAAGCTCCTAGCACATCGAAAAGAGATTAATAAACTTGAAATCCAGGTAGCTAGAAAAGGTCTCACTTTGATTCCTTTAAGTATTCATCTAAAGGGCTCATGGATCAAGATTATTATTGGAGTTGGCAAGGGTCGTAAGCTCCATGACAAAAGAGAGGATGATAAAAGAAAGCAAGCAAATCGAGATATGAAGTCAGCTCTAGCTCGTTATCGCTGA
- the tkt gene encoding transketolase, whose product MVAAPASLDKLCINSIRMLAVDAVNKSKSGHPGLPMGCAPMGYTLWDKFLNHNPKNPKWFNRDRFVLSAGHGCMLLYALLHLTGYESVTIEDIKQFRQWGARTPGHPETFETPGVEVTAGPLGAGISNAVGLAIAESHLAAKFNKPDFSLVDHFTYVIMGDGCNQEGVASEACSLAGHLKLGKLIALYDDNHITIDGKTDVSFTEDVLKRYESYGWHVQHVSDGNTDVDAIAKAIQQAKEVTDKPSIIKITTTIGYGSPNKSDTAGVHGAPLGEEEAELTRQALGWSYGPFEVPQEAYDQLRQAIDKGAKSEAVWNELLESYRSKYPDESIEFERMLRGELPSNWDQSLPSYTPEDKGLATRKHSQICLGALGPNLPELIGGSADLTHSNYTDIQGETGSFQAESPEKRYLHFGVREHAMAAILNGIAYHGSGLIPYGGTFLVFADYMRGSMRLSALSELGVIYVLTHDSIGVGEDGPTHQPIETIPSLRAMPNMLVFRPGDGNETSGAYKLAIQNRTRPSALCLSRQGMPNQENSSIEKVSFGGYVLEDCEGTPELILIGTGSELYLCVDAAKELTKQGRKVRVVSMPCVELFEEQSSSYKEEVLPSDVRKRIVVEAAETFGWHKYIGLDGDSITMSGFGASAPGGTCMEKFGFTLENVLNTANNLLT is encoded by the coding sequence ATGGTCGCTGCGCCCGCTTCACTCGATAAGCTTTGCATCAACAGCATAAGAATGCTTGCAGTTGATGCTGTTAATAAATCCAAAAGCGGACATCCCGGTCTTCCAATGGGATGTGCACCAATGGGATATACGCTTTGGGATAAGTTCTTAAATCACAACCCCAAAAACCCCAAATGGTTTAACCGAGACAGGTTTGTTCTTTCAGCCGGTCATGGTTGCATGTTGCTATATGCCCTTTTGCATCTCACGGGTTATGAATCAGTAACGATTGAAGATATTAAACAATTTCGTCAGTGGGGGGCCAGAACACCCGGTCATCCAGAAACTTTCGAAACGCCTGGTGTAGAGGTTACAGCAGGCCCATTAGGAGCAGGAATTTCCAATGCTGTAGGACTTGCCATTGCCGAATCTCATCTGGCTGCAAAATTCAATAAGCCAGATTTTTCTTTAGTTGATCATTTCACCTATGTGATCATGGGAGACGGTTGTAATCAAGAAGGAGTTGCATCAGAAGCATGCTCTCTTGCAGGGCACTTGAAATTAGGAAAATTAATTGCTCTTTATGACGATAATCACATCACAATTGATGGAAAAACTGATGTTTCATTCACAGAAGATGTACTAAAGCGATATGAGTCTTATGGATGGCATGTTCAACATGTTTCAGATGGCAATACAGATGTAGATGCCATTGCTAAAGCAATCCAACAGGCTAAAGAAGTAACTGACAAACCATCCATCATTAAAATCACAACAACCATTGGATATGGTTCACCTAATAAAAGTGATACTGCTGGAGTTCATGGGGCACCCCTAGGCGAGGAAGAGGCTGAGCTTACACGACAAGCATTGGGATGGTCTTATGGCCCTTTTGAAGTACCTCAAGAGGCATATGACCAATTGCGTCAAGCAATTGATAAAGGAGCAAAGTCCGAAGCTGTATGGAATGAATTATTAGAAAGTTATCGCTCTAAATATCCTGATGAATCAATTGAATTTGAAAGAATGTTGAGGGGCGAACTCCCAAGCAATTGGGACCAAAGTCTTCCTAGTTACACCCCTGAAGATAAAGGTTTGGCTACGAGAAAACACTCTCAGATTTGTTTAGGAGCATTAGGCCCCAATCTGCCTGAGTTAATTGGAGGATCAGCAGACTTAACCCATTCAAATTACACAGATATCCAAGGGGAAACTGGTTCGTTTCAAGCTGAGAGTCCTGAGAAACGCTATTTACATTTTGGAGTCAGAGAACATGCAATGGCAGCCATCCTGAATGGAATTGCTTATCACGGCAGTGGTTTAATCCCTTATGGAGGAACATTTTTAGTGTTTGCTGACTACATGAGAGGGTCAATGAGACTGTCTGCACTCAGTGAACTTGGAGTGATCTACGTCCTCACCCATGATTCAATTGGCGTAGGTGAAGACGGCCCAACACACCAACCAATAGAAACAATTCCCTCTTTGCGCGCAATGCCAAATATGCTTGTCTTCCGCCCAGGGGATGGTAATGAAACTAGTGGTGCATACAAATTAGCGATCCAAAACCGCACTAGACCTAGTGCTCTATGTCTCAGCAGACAAGGCATGCCAAATCAAGAAAATTCTTCTATTGAAAAAGTATCCTTTGGAGGATATGTTCTTGAAGATTGCGAAGGTACTCCTGAGTTAATACTTATAGGAACAGGAAGTGAATTGTATCTTTGTGTTGATGCAGCTAAAGAGTTAACAAAACAAGGGCGAAAAGTGAGAGTTGTTTCAATGCCATGTGTTGAACTATTTGAGGAACAAAGCTCTTCATATAAAGAAGAGGTTTTACCATCAGATGTAAGGAAGCGAATTGTCGTTGAAGCAGCGGAAACATTTGGATGGCATAAATATATTGGTCTTGATGGAGATAGCATTACAATGAGTGGATTTGGTGCTTCTGCACCAGGTGGAACTTGTATGGAGAAATTTGGATTTACGCTCGAGAATGTATTAAATACTGCAAATAATTTATTAACTTAA
- a CDS encoding hercynine metabolism small protein, whose translation MSRKQQQAKLKFLREKILLELEDFYKHAFENISDLELGEGDIAKLAQILLQSKDGALTPLKNEIEKPLITKAPLK comes from the coding sequence ATGAGTAGGAAACAACAACAAGCCAAATTGAAGTTTCTAAGAGAAAAAATACTTCTAGAACTAGAAGATTTCTATAAACATGCTTTTGAAAATATTTCAGATCTTGAGCTTGGGGAAGGTGATATAGCAAAACTTGCTCAAATCCTACTTCAATCTAAAGATGGTGCTCTTACACCTCTGAAAAATGAAATTGAAAAACCATTAATAACAAAAGCACCTTTAAAATAG
- the ruvB gene encoding Holliday junction branch migration DNA helicase RuvB, whose protein sequence is MAIVSSSINQSDSLDSRGKSRLVDPKFLKEDCKPIKEDSLRPKTLNEFVGQSELKEVLAISVKAALYRKEALDHVLLYGPPGLGKTTMALVLAQELGVKCRITSAPALERPRDIVGLLMDLRSKELLFVDEIHRLTNSAEELLYPALEDFRLDLTIGKGTTSKTRAIELPRFTLVGATTRPAAISSPLRDRFGITQRFGFYNLKDLQEIVKRSARFLELSMIDDASLEIARRCRGTPRIANRLLRRVRDFATVKCNKKLIDIDLVDESLKLHCVDERGLDQFDRRLLSLLASHGGGPVGLDTLAAALGEEPATLESVVEPFLLQIGFLQRTPRGRILTLQGQEHIECH, encoded by the coding sequence ATGGCTATTGTTTCTTCTAGTATCAATCAATCTGACTCCTTAGATTCTAGGGGCAAATCAAGGTTGGTCGATCCAAAATTTCTCAAGGAAGATTGTAAACCAATTAAAGAAGATTCTTTAAGGCCTAAAACTTTAAATGAATTCGTCGGTCAATCAGAGCTGAAGGAAGTCTTAGCTATCTCAGTCAAGGCAGCTTTGTATAGAAAAGAGGCTTTAGACCATGTTTTGCTCTACGGCCCACCGGGCTTAGGTAAAACCACAATGGCCTTAGTTTTAGCCCAAGAGCTTGGTGTGAAATGCAGAATTACTAGTGCACCTGCACTTGAAAGGCCTAGAGATATCGTTGGTTTGCTAATGGATTTGCGCTCAAAAGAATTGTTGTTTGTGGATGAAATCCATCGACTAACAAATTCTGCAGAAGAGCTTTTATATCCAGCATTAGAAGATTTTAGACTTGACTTAACAATAGGCAAAGGAACAACTTCTAAAACCAGAGCAATAGAGCTACCAAGGTTTACTTTGGTTGGTGCTACAACTAGGCCTGCTGCAATTAGTTCACCTTTAAGGGATCGCTTTGGAATTACTCAAAGATTTGGCTTTTATAATTTGAAAGATTTGCAGGAGATAGTAAAGAGATCTGCTCGCTTTCTTGAACTATCTATGATTGATGATGCAAGTTTAGAAATCGCACGACGTTGTAGAGGTACACCAAGAATTGCCAATCGGTTACTTCGTAGAGTTAGAGATTTTGCAACTGTTAAGTGTAATAAGAAATTGATTGATATTGATTTGGTAGATGAATCATTAAAATTACATTGTGTAGATGAGCGTGGTTTAGATCAATTTGATAGAAGACTTTTATCGTTATTAGCATCACATGGAGGAGGACCTGTAGGCTTAGATACTCTTGCTGCTGCATTAGGCGAAGAGCCTGCGACACTCGAATCAGTTGTAGAACCTTTTCTTCTTCAAATAGGTTTTTTACAAAGAACACCAAGAGGCAGGATTCTTACACTTCAAGGACAAGAACATATTGAATGTCATTAG
- a CDS encoding tetratricopeptide repeat protein, whose product MNTHFIKKLILLIATLCYLLFFASSLEVRATESLKMLFDRGLQESRDGDFLKALDTWEQFLKLSPEDAAALSNRGNVRLLLGDPEGAIVDQKRAINLLPEEIDPYMNKGIAEEVLGKWDEAVKDYELILAREPNNSLALFNLASAKGSQGDWLQAEEFFDKAANVQPGFVLARISKALANYQLKNFDQAESDLRAIIRKYPMFPDSRAALTALLWKRGLVGEAESNWIAVAGLDNRFLDRNWLEDSLRWPPDPLKDLLAFIDLER is encoded by the coding sequence ATGAATACTCACTTCATTAAAAAACTAATTCTTTTGATAGCGACTCTTTGTTACTTGTTATTTTTTGCGAGTTCTTTAGAAGTTAGAGCTACTGAGTCTTTAAAGATGCTTTTCGATAGAGGCTTGCAAGAGAGTAGAGATGGAGATTTTTTGAAAGCATTGGATACCTGGGAGCAATTCCTTAAACTATCTCCAGAAGATGCAGCTGCATTAAGTAATCGAGGGAATGTGCGCTTGCTTTTAGGGGATCCTGAAGGGGCAATTGTTGATCAGAAAAGAGCAATTAATCTTTTACCTGAAGAGATTGACCCATATATGAATAAAGGGATTGCAGAAGAAGTCTTAGGAAAATGGGATGAGGCCGTAAAAGACTATGAATTGATATTGGCGCGAGAGCCTAATAATTCATTGGCTTTATTTAATCTCGCTTCTGCCAAAGGTTCACAGGGTGATTGGTTGCAAGCAGAAGAGTTTTTTGATAAAGCTGCAAATGTTCAGCCTGGTTTTGTTTTGGCTCGTATATCCAAAGCATTGGCCAATTATCAATTGAAAAACTTTGATCAGGCTGAATCAGATCTTCGCGCAATTATTCGCAAATACCCTATGTTTCCAGATTCAAGAGCTGCTTTGACTGCCCTTTTATGGAAGAGAGGATTGGTTGGTGAGGCTGAAAGCAATTGGATTGCAGTAGCGGGTTTAGATAATAGATTTTTAGATAGAAATTGGCTTGAGGATTCATTGCGCTGGCCCCCAGACCCTCTTAAGGATCTTTTGGCTTTTATAGACTTGGAGAGATAA
- the thiC gene encoding phosphomethylpyrimidine synthase ThiC, whose protein sequence is MRASWVANRQGKSNVSQLHFARQGMITEEMAYVANRENLPESLVMEEVARGRMIIPANINHLNLEPMAIGIASKCKVNANIGASPNASDVGEELKKLELAVKYGADTVMDLSTGGVNLDEVRTAIINASPVPIGTVPVYQALESVHGSIEKLSEEDFLHIIEKHCQQGVDYQTIHAGLLIEHLPKVKGRLTGIVSRGGGILAQWMLYHHKQNPLFSRFDDICEIFKRYDCSFSLGDSLRPGCLHDASDEAQLAELKTLGQLTKRAWAHDIQVMVEGPGHVPMDQIEFNVRKQMEDCSEAPFYVLGPLVTDIAPGYDHITSAIGAAMAGWYGTAMLCYVTPKEHLGLPNPEDVREGLIAYKIAAHAADIARHRSGARDRDDELSKARYAFDWNKQFELSLDPERARQYHDETLPADIYKQAEFCSMCGPKHCPMQTKITDKDLDDLEDVIKSKDASKINL, encoded by the coding sequence ATGAGAGCTTCATGGGTTGCTAACAGGCAAGGCAAAAGCAATGTTTCTCAATTGCATTTTGCCCGACAAGGCATGATTACTGAAGAGATGGCGTATGTAGCCAATAGAGAAAATCTTCCTGAGTCTTTAGTCATGGAAGAAGTTGCTCGAGGCCGCATGATAATTCCAGCGAATATTAATCATCTAAATTTGGAACCTATGGCTATTGGTATTGCTTCCAAATGCAAAGTTAATGCCAATATTGGGGCCTCTCCTAATGCAAGTGATGTAGGTGAAGAGCTGAAAAAGCTTGAATTAGCTGTTAAGTATGGAGCTGATACCGTGATGGACCTTTCTACTGGAGGGGTCAATCTAGATGAAGTGCGAACTGCAATTATCAATGCATCTCCAGTACCTATTGGAACTGTTCCTGTTTATCAAGCTTTAGAAAGTGTTCATGGATCTATTGAAAAATTATCAGAGGAAGATTTCCTTCACATAATTGAGAAGCATTGCCAGCAAGGCGTTGATTATCAAACTATTCATGCTGGTTTACTTATAGAGCATCTACCCAAGGTTAAAGGAAGATTAACTGGGATAGTTAGTCGCGGTGGCGGCATCCTGGCTCAATGGATGCTCTATCACCACAAACAAAATCCTTTATTCTCTAGATTTGATGATATTTGTGAGATTTTCAAGCGATATGATTGCAGTTTTTCACTAGGAGACTCTCTTCGCCCAGGGTGTTTGCATGATGCTTCTGATGAGGCTCAATTGGCTGAATTGAAAACTTTGGGCCAGTTAACTAAACGTGCCTGGGCTCATGATATTCAAGTAATGGTTGAAGGACCGGGCCATGTGCCGATGGATCAGATTGAATTTAATGTTCGGAAACAGATGGAGGATTGTTCGGAAGCACCATTTTATGTTTTAGGCCCTTTGGTTACCGATATAGCACCTGGTTATGACCACATCACAAGCGCTATTGGAGCTGCAATGGCTGGTTGGTATGGCACCGCAATGCTTTGTTATGTGACACCTAAAGAACATCTCGGACTACCAAACCCTGAGGATGTTCGAGAAGGATTAATCGCCTATAAAATTGCTGCTCATGCTGCAGATATAGCTAGACATCGTTCTGGTGCAAGAGATAGAGATGATGAACTTAGTAAAGCTAGATATGCTTTTGATTGGAACAAGCAATTTGAATTATCCCTTGATCCAGAGAGGGCTCGTCAATATCATGATGAAACTCTTCCTGCAGATATATATAAACAAGCAGAGTTTTGTTCAATGTGTGGTCCCAAGCATTGCCCTATGCAAACTAAGATTACGGATAAAGATTTAGATGATCTCGAGGATGTAATTAAATCAAAAGATGCCTCTAAAATAAATCTATAA